A genome region from Streptomyces xanthophaeus includes the following:
- a CDS encoding sigma-70 family RNA polymerase sigma factor, whose protein sequence is MTRTDPHALARLHSEHGKALYGFLLGLTFGDRQRAEDLLQETLFRAWTHPEALESGHTSMRPWLYTVGRRLAIDARRARLVRPAEVGPDALDLSPAADDHTEQAVATLDVRRALRLLSPEHRAVLVQIYYRGASVCEAAAELGVPAGTVKSRTHYALRALRAAMPGYGPGAPGVPAAPGGRAAA, encoded by the coding sequence GTGACCAGAACCGACCCGCACGCCCTCGCCCGGCTGCACAGCGAGCACGGCAAGGCCCTCTACGGATTCCTCCTCGGCCTCACCTTCGGCGACCGCCAGCGCGCCGAGGACCTCCTGCAGGAGACGCTCTTCCGGGCCTGGACCCACCCCGAGGCCCTGGAGAGCGGCCACACCTCCATGCGGCCCTGGCTCTACACCGTCGGCCGGCGCCTCGCCATCGACGCCCGGCGGGCCCGCCTGGTGCGGCCCGCCGAGGTCGGGCCCGACGCCCTCGACCTCTCCCCGGCCGCCGACGACCACACCGAACAGGCCGTCGCCACCCTCGACGTCCGACGGGCCCTGCGACTGCTGAGCCCCGAGCACCGCGCCGTGCTCGTGCAGATCTACTACCGAGGTGCCTCCGTCTGCGAGGCCGCCGCGGAGCTCGGAGTGCCCGCCGGCACCGTGAAGTCCCGTACCCACTACGCCTTACGGGCCCTGCGCGCCGCCATGCCCGGCTACGGACCCGGCGCACCCGGCGTGCCCGCCGCGCCCGGTGGCCGCGCCGCCGCCTGA
- a CDS encoding helix-turn-helix transcriptional regulator: MRVGREQQRDELREWVRGGAEGRGGLLIVEGEPGAGRTGFVRGALSAAAALGCRVRYAAADALGAELPLRAALDCLHPGGPDRAAAVALLREAEGAARPGGALLAAMDLLTARVEEWCARRPLLLVLDDAHWADPASLLLWQRLAGWAVAGRLPLLLVVTRRPLPGRPELEPLCATPGGRTLRLEPLSTAETDELVRDLLGAEPGPRLREAARQSGGNPRLLRELLAQWSGVLRVEGGRAELLLPEGELPPPPASVTRELAWLSGPARTALRHAALLGAAFTVRELALVRGRPARELLTELAEPLAAGLLADAGGGRLCFRHPALRSALYAETPEALRTALHQDAARAFAEAGLPAARTAEQLLGGGLLTPWAVRWLADSAPALIAGAPGAAAELLERAIAQGGPWDRETRDALEERLADAALLLRRPESVELLAALRARSTDPGRRAAVDFKLVSALMIQGDMARSLAVTERALAEEFPSVALRLRLEACRVLALADLHRAAEAHALAGPVVAAARRLRDPLCGAEAHHAASYALFHLGRGRDSLRHVAEGIGWARRSPEADDMRLLLLANQAEGHMRFDEPVVVAAALEEARELAAATRSTGRLVVTEARLAEFHYRLGDWDGALAGLTRADRLPVSDGWLPVVVHGLRALVLGHRDEREAARAELADLPADAFATPTARRYASHVLLARALLAERDGRPSDALGALLPALAEGAEEETVYERPWVLSEIVRLALECGESATARAAVECCARSARALADYPGPALALLRCRGLFAQDPELLEQAVARGERGGWPLVLGQTLEDLAVARAWHGDLAGARSVLTRAVAVYEGPGARWDIARADARLRSLGVRRGSRSARRRPASGWEALTPAELKVALLVAQGRSNPEIASVLFLSPRTVQTHVSHILAKLQVRSRAAVAAQAAARPPGAAGTPGAPGP, encoded by the coding sequence GTGCGGGTCGGGCGAGAGCAGCAGCGTGACGAGTTACGGGAATGGGTGCGCGGGGGTGCGGAGGGCCGCGGAGGCCTGCTGATCGTGGAGGGCGAGCCCGGCGCGGGCCGCACCGGATTCGTGCGCGGCGCCCTGAGCGCGGCGGCGGCGCTCGGCTGCCGGGTGCGGTACGCGGCGGCCGACGCCCTCGGGGCGGAGCTGCCGCTGCGCGCCGCGCTGGACTGCCTGCACCCCGGGGGCCCGGACCGGGCGGCCGCCGTCGCACTGCTGCGGGAGGCCGAGGGGGCGGCGCGGCCGGGCGGTGCGCTGCTGGCCGCGATGGACCTGCTGACGGCCCGGGTCGAGGAGTGGTGCGCGCGGCGGCCGCTGCTGCTGGTGCTGGACGACGCGCACTGGGCGGACCCGGCCAGCCTGCTGCTGTGGCAGCGCCTGGCGGGCTGGGCGGTGGCGGGCCGGCTGCCGCTGCTGCTGGTGGTGACCCGACGGCCGCTGCCGGGCCGGCCCGAGCTGGAGCCGCTGTGCGCGACGCCGGGCGGGCGCACGCTCCGGCTGGAGCCGCTGTCCACGGCGGAGACGGACGAGCTGGTCCGGGACCTGCTGGGCGCGGAGCCGGGCCCCCGGCTGCGGGAGGCGGCGCGGCAGTCGGGCGGCAACCCGCGCCTGCTGCGGGAACTGCTCGCGCAGTGGTCCGGGGTCCTGCGGGTCGAGGGCGGAAGAGCGGAACTGCTGCTCCCGGAGGGAGAGTTGCCGCCGCCGCCCGCCTCCGTGACGCGGGAACTGGCCTGGCTGTCGGGGCCCGCGCGCACCGCCCTGCGGCACGCGGCGCTGCTCGGTGCGGCCTTCACCGTCCGCGAGCTGGCCCTCGTACGGGGCAGGCCCGCCCGGGAGTTGCTCACGGAACTGGCAGAGCCCCTGGCGGCCGGACTGCTGGCGGACGCCGGCGGCGGCCGGCTGTGCTTCCGCCACCCGGCGCTGCGGTCGGCGCTGTACGCCGAGACCCCCGAGGCCCTGCGCACGGCCCTGCACCAGGACGCCGCCCGGGCCTTCGCCGAGGCGGGACTGCCCGCGGCCCGGACCGCCGAACAGCTGCTCGGCGGCGGCCTGCTGACGCCCTGGGCGGTGCGCTGGCTGGCGGACTCGGCCCCGGCGCTGATCGCGGGTGCCCCGGGTGCGGCGGCCGAGCTGCTGGAGCGGGCCATCGCGCAGGGCGGCCCGTGGGACCGGGAGACCCGGGACGCGCTGGAGGAGCGGCTGGCGGACGCCGCGCTGCTGCTGCGCCGCCCCGAGTCGGTGGAGCTGCTGGCCGCCCTGCGGGCCCGGTCCACCGACCCCGGCCGACGGGCCGCGGTCGACTTCAAGCTGGTCTCCGCCCTGATGATCCAGGGCGACATGGCCCGCTCCCTGGCGGTGACCGAGCGGGCGCTGGCGGAGGAGTTCCCGTCCGTCGCCCTGCGGCTGCGCCTGGAGGCCTGCCGGGTACTGGCCCTGGCCGATCTGCACCGGGCTGCCGAGGCCCACGCGCTGGCGGGGCCGGTGGTGGCGGCCGCGCGGCGGCTGCGCGATCCGCTGTGCGGGGCGGAGGCCCACCACGCGGCGTCGTACGCCCTGTTCCACCTGGGGCGCGGCCGGGACTCGCTGCGGCACGTCGCGGAGGGGATCGGATGGGCGCGGCGGAGCCCGGAGGCCGACGACATGCGGTTGCTGCTGCTGGCGAACCAGGCGGAGGGGCACATGCGCTTCGACGAGCCGGTGGTCGTGGCAGCCGCGCTGGAAGAGGCGCGGGAGCTGGCCGCGGCGACCCGTTCGACCGGGCGGCTGGTGGTGACGGAGGCCCGGCTCGCCGAGTTCCACTACCGGCTCGGCGACTGGGACGGGGCCCTGGCCGGCCTGACGCGGGCGGACCGGCTGCCCGTCTCGGACGGCTGGCTGCCTGTGGTGGTGCACGGGCTGCGGGCGCTGGTGCTGGGCCACCGGGACGAGCGGGAGGCGGCGCGGGCCGAGCTCGCGGACCTGCCGGCGGACGCCTTCGCCACGCCCACGGCCCGCCGCTACGCCTCCCACGTACTGCTCGCGCGGGCGCTGCTGGCGGAACGGGACGGCCGGCCGTCCGACGCACTGGGCGCGCTGCTGCCCGCGCTGGCGGAGGGTGCGGAGGAGGAGACGGTGTACGAGCGCCCCTGGGTGCTGTCGGAGATCGTCCGGCTGGCGCTGGAGTGCGGGGAGAGTGCCACGGCCCGGGCGGCGGTGGAGTGCTGCGCGCGCTCGGCGCGGGCACTGGCCGACTATCCGGGGCCGGCGCTGGCCCTGCTGCGCTGCCGGGGGCTGTTCGCGCAGGATCCGGAGCTGCTGGAGCAGGCGGTGGCGCGCGGTGAGCGCGGCGGATGGCCGCTGGTGCTGGGCCAGACCCTGGAGGACCTCGCGGTGGCGCGGGCCTGGCACGGGGATCTGGCGGGGGCGCGGTCGGTGCTGACGCGTGCGGTGGCGGTGTACGAGGGTCCGGGTGCCCGGTGGGACATCGCCCGGGCCGATGCCCGGCTGCGGAGCCTGGGGGTGCGCCGGGGCAGCCGGTCGGCTCGGCGCAGACCGGCCAGCGGCTGGGAGGCGCTGACCCCGGCCGAGCTGAAGGTGGCGCTGCTGGTGGCGCAGGGCCGGTCGAATCCGGAGATCGCGAGCGTGCTGTTCCTCTCGCCGAGGACGGTGCAGACGCACGTGTCGCACATCCTGGCCAAGCTGCAGGTCCGTTCGCGGGCGGCGGTGGCGGCTCAGGCGGCGGCGCGGCCACCGGGCGCGGCGGGCACGCCGGGTGCGCCGGGTCCGTAG
- a CDS encoding sensor histidine kinase, whose translation MTGVAPAVLALPAVAGAVLLLGAGWVAGRRHALRGERAAGMDLGTPVERATFHTLHTASLAAPPLRAGLTEDAARKAARRLRSLLGTEALCLTDRESVLAWDGPGADHHQRRAMARVAVMLASGRSQSVRTECQRADCPLKWAVVAPLTGEDGVLGALVAYGSRESAVLVRAATEVARWVSVQLELSELDRSRTRLMEAEIKALRAQISPHFIFNSLAAIASFVRTDPERARELLLEFADFTRYSFRRHGDFTTLADELRSVQQYLALAGARFGDRLKVTLQVAPEVLPVALPFLCLQPLVENAVKHGLEDSTEECRITITARDAGAEAVITVEDNGVGMDPALLRRILAGEHGGSSGIGLPNVDERIRQVYGDAYGPVMETGVGAGMKVTLRIPKYRVGVHSSPSGHQSPRL comes from the coding sequence GTGACCGGGGTGGCACCGGCGGTCCTGGCGTTGCCGGCGGTGGCGGGTGCGGTGCTGCTGCTGGGTGCGGGCTGGGTGGCGGGCCGCCGGCACGCCCTCCGGGGGGAGCGGGCGGCCGGGATGGACCTGGGGACCCCGGTGGAGCGGGCCACCTTCCACACCCTGCACACGGCTTCGCTGGCCGCTCCCCCGCTGCGCGCCGGGCTGACGGAGGACGCCGCCCGCAAGGCGGCCCGGCGGCTGCGGTCGCTGCTGGGCACGGAGGCGCTGTGCCTCACCGACCGGGAGTCGGTGCTGGCCTGGGACGGTCCGGGCGCCGACCACCATCAGCGCCGGGCGATGGCCCGGGTGGCGGTGATGCTTGCATCGGGGCGCAGCCAGAGCGTGCGGACCGAGTGCCAGCGGGCCGACTGTCCGCTGAAGTGGGCGGTGGTGGCTCCGCTCACCGGCGAGGACGGCGTGCTGGGCGCGCTGGTGGCGTACGGCTCGCGCGAGTCGGCGGTGCTGGTGCGGGCCGCGACGGAGGTCGCCCGGTGGGTGTCCGTGCAGCTGGAGCTGTCCGAGCTGGACCGGTCGCGGACCCGGCTGATGGAGGCGGAGATCAAGGCGCTGCGGGCGCAGATCTCCCCGCATTTCATCTTCAACTCCCTGGCCGCGATCGCCTCGTTCGTCCGGACGGATCCGGAGCGGGCCCGGGAGCTGCTGCTGGAGTTCGCGGACTTCACCCGGTACTCCTTCCGGCGGCACGGTGATTTCACCACGCTGGCCGACGAGTTGCGCTCCGTGCAGCAGTATCTGGCGCTGGCCGGTGCCCGGTTCGGCGACCGGCTGAAGGTGACCCTGCAGGTGGCGCCGGAGGTGCTGCCGGTGGCGCTGCCCTTCCTGTGCCTGCAGCCTCTGGTGGAGAACGCCGTGAAGCACGGGCTGGAGGACTCCACCGAGGAGTGCCGGATCACGATCACGGCGCGGGACGCGGGCGCGGAGGCGGTGATCACGGTGGAGGACAACGGGGTCGGGATGGATCCGGCGCTGCTGCGCCGCATCCTGGCCGGGGAACACGGAGGTTCCTCCGGGATCGGGTTGCCCAATGTCGACGAGCGGATCCGTCAGGTGTACGGGGACGCGTACGGTCCGGTGATGGAGACGGGGGTCGGGGCCGGCATGAAGGTCACCCTGCGCATTCCCAAGTACCGTGTGGGCGTGCACAGTTCACCGTCAGGACATCAGTCTCCGCGGCTCTGA
- a CDS encoding sodium/solute symporter — MNQTYALTAVAVVVLVTVLVGALGLRMSRTTSDFYVASRTVGPRLNAAAISGEYLSAASFLGVAGLVLLQGPEMLWYPVGYTAGYVVLLVLVAAPLRRSGAYTLPDFAEARLESLVVRRIAVLFVVGVGWLYLLPQLQGAGLTLEILTGAPHWVGGLVVAFVVTVAVACGGMRSVTFVQAFQYWLKLTALLVPAFFLIAAWAGDGAPRATFDAPAVFREHTSVTVAEDVRLSVARPLTVTVTGQVDGRGYVSVPLTLAAGEHAVRAHARLEFAADTPVPDTRAEARPGVSTWTAATSGGLREYRLYATYGLILATFLGTMGLPHVAVRFYTSPDGRTARRTTLVVLALVGVFYLLPPVYGALGRIYTPELALTGDADAAVLVLPGRMVGGVLGDLLGALLAGGAFAAFLSTASGLTMAVAGVLHQDVLPARGVRSFRSAAVVAILVPLAGSVAATQVPVADAVGLAFAVSASSFCPLLVLGIWWRGLTPPGAVAGLVTGGGAALGAVLATRADLAPPGWTHTLLAWPAAWSVPLGFLTMVAVSLATRSRIPAGTAATLARLHLPEAVAGERAGGLR; from the coding sequence GTGAACCAGACGTACGCGCTGACCGCGGTCGCCGTCGTCGTCCTGGTCACGGTCCTGGTCGGTGCGCTGGGCCTGCGGATGTCGCGGACCACGTCCGACTTCTACGTCGCCTCGCGCACGGTGGGGCCCCGCCTGAACGCGGCGGCCATCAGCGGCGAGTACCTGTCCGCCGCGTCCTTCCTCGGGGTCGCCGGGCTGGTACTGCTCCAGGGGCCCGAGATGCTCTGGTACCCGGTGGGCTACACCGCCGGGTACGTGGTGCTGCTCGTGCTCGTGGCGGCCCCGCTGCGCCGCTCGGGCGCGTACACGCTGCCGGACTTCGCGGAGGCGCGGCTGGAGTCGCTGGTGGTGCGCCGGATCGCGGTGCTGTTCGTGGTCGGGGTCGGCTGGCTGTACCTGCTGCCGCAGTTGCAGGGGGCCGGGCTGACGCTGGAGATCCTGACCGGGGCCCCGCACTGGGTCGGCGGGCTGGTCGTGGCGTTCGTGGTGACGGTGGCGGTGGCGTGCGGCGGGATGCGTTCGGTCACCTTCGTGCAGGCCTTCCAGTACTGGCTGAAGCTCACGGCCCTGCTGGTGCCGGCCTTCTTCCTGATCGCGGCCTGGGCCGGGGACGGCGCGCCGCGGGCGACCTTCGACGCGCCGGCCGTCTTCCGGGAGCACACCTCGGTGACGGTCGCGGAGGACGTGCGGCTGTCGGTGGCGCGTCCGCTGACGGTGACGGTGACCGGGCAGGTGGACGGGCGCGGTTACGTGTCGGTGCCGCTGACCCTGGCCGCCGGTGAGCATGCCGTACGGGCCCACGCGCGGCTGGAGTTCGCCGCGGACACGCCGGTCCCGGACACCCGGGCCGAGGCTCGGCCCGGTGTGTCCACCTGGACGGCGGCGACCTCCGGCGGGCTGCGCGAGTACCGGCTGTACGCCACGTACGGGCTGATCCTCGCGACCTTCCTCGGCACGATGGGCCTGCCGCACGTCGCGGTGCGGTTCTACACCAGCCCCGACGGGCGGACCGCGCGGCGCACCACGCTGGTCGTGCTCGCGCTGGTCGGCGTCTTCTACCTGCTGCCGCCGGTGTACGGGGCCCTGGGCCGGATCTACACCCCCGAGCTCGCCCTGACCGGCGACGCGGACGCGGCGGTGCTGGTGCTGCCCGGGCGGATGGTCGGCGGGGTGCTCGGCGATCTGCTGGGCGCGCTGCTGGCCGGGGGTGCCTTCGCGGCGTTCCTGTCGACGGCGTCGGGGCTGACCATGGCGGTGGCGGGGGTGCTGCACCAGGACGTGCTGCCGGCGCGGGGGGTGCGCAGCTTCCGCTCGGCGGCGGTCGTGGCGATCCTGGTGCCGCTGGCCGGGAGCGTGGCGGCGACGCAGGTGCCGGTGGCGGACGCGGTGGGCCTGGCCTTCGCCGTGTCGGCGTCCTCGTTCTGTCCGCTGCTGGTGCTGGGCATCTGGTGGCGGGGGCTGACCCCGCCGGGTGCGGTGGCCGGGCTGGTCACGGGCGGCGGGGCGGCGCTGGGCGCTGTGCTGGCGACCCGGGCCGATCTGGCGCCGCCGGGCTGGACGCACACGCTGCTGGCGTGGCCGGCGGCGTGGTCGGTGCCGCTCGGGTTCCTGACGATGGTGGCGGTGTCGCTGGCCACCCGGTCGCGGATCCCGGCGGGGACGGCGGCGACCCTGGCCCGGCTGCACCTGCCGGAGGCCGTGGCCGGGGAGCGGGCGGGAGGTCTGCGGTGA
- a CDS encoding LytR/AlgR family response regulator transcription factor, with product MLRVLAVDDEKPLLEELLYLLRSDPRVRSAEGASDATEALRRVTRALESGPDGADGIDVVFLDIHMAGLTGLDIARLLAGFARPPLIVFVTAHEGFAVQAFDLKAVDYVLKPVRPERLAEAVRRACEQLGRSEEGPAAAVAAADAPVAGVPAVPAPRRPVAEVTVADRAPDQIAVELGGVTRFVAIADISYVEAQGDYARLHTDEGSHLVRIPVSTLEERWAARGFVRIHRRHLVALARIDELRLEAGTTSVRVGAAELQVSRRHARELRDLLMRHATG from the coding sequence ATGCTGCGCGTACTGGCCGTCGACGACGAGAAGCCGCTCCTGGAGGAACTCCTCTACCTGCTGCGCTCCGACCCCCGGGTGCGCAGTGCGGAGGGTGCCTCGGACGCCACCGAGGCCCTGCGCCGGGTCACCCGGGCTCTGGAGTCCGGCCCGGACGGGGCCGACGGCATCGACGTGGTGTTCCTGGACATCCACATGGCCGGGCTGACCGGGCTGGACATCGCGCGGCTGCTGGCCGGGTTCGCGCGGCCACCGCTGATCGTGTTCGTCACGGCCCACGAGGGTTTCGCCGTACAGGCCTTCGACCTGAAGGCCGTGGACTACGTGCTCAAGCCCGTGCGCCCGGAGCGGCTGGCCGAGGCCGTCCGGCGGGCCTGCGAGCAGCTGGGCCGGTCCGAAGAGGGCCCCGCGGCCGCGGTGGCGGCCGCCGACGCCCCGGTGGCGGGCGTCCCGGCCGTGCCGGCGCCGCGCCGCCCGGTCGCCGAGGTCACCGTCGCCGATCGCGCGCCGGACCAGATCGCCGTCGAACTGGGCGGGGTCACCCGCTTCGTGGCGATCGCGGACATCTCCTACGTCGAGGCGCAGGGCGACTACGCCCGCCTGCACACCGACGAGGGCAGCCACCTGGTCCGGATCCCGGTGTCCACGCTGGAGGAACGCTGGGCGGCGCGCGGGTTCGTACGGATCCACCGCCGTCATCTGGTGGCGCTTGCGCGGATCGACGAGCTCCGGCTGGAGGCCGGGACCACCAGTGTCCGGGTGGGGGCGGCGGAGCTCCAGGTGAGCCGCAGGCACGCACGGGAGCTGCGGGATCTGCTGATGCGGCACGCGACCGGCTGA
- a CDS encoding SCO0930 family lipoprotein has translation MGIKRGTTLAAAAIVVVLAATACGPTDDKAADTTKPVGAAAAQDNGKAPAAADGAYGSDGAAGAAGASGAKPAGQLAVAPNDQLGSVLTDSAGMTLYRFDKDTAKPPKSNCDGDCEKTWPVVAAGDATAAAGMDPALLGEVVRTDGSKQLTVAGWPAYRYSKDAKAGDVNGQGVGGVWFALAADGKKAAKGAATEGAPPAAGGAAEADGKLSVAKDPKLGDHIVDGKGMTVYRFKPDTQWPMTSKCVGDCLTKWPVVAPLEKAKDKGIAEKNYSVLNRPDGMKQQSVDCWPIYTFTGDKKPGDVNGQGVGGTWYAVSPDGKLITVQ, from the coding sequence ATGGGCATCAAGCGCGGAACCACCCTGGCCGCGGCCGCGATCGTCGTCGTCCTCGCGGCGACGGCCTGCGGCCCCACGGACGACAAGGCCGCGGACACGACCAAGCCGGTCGGGGCCGCCGCCGCCCAGGACAACGGGAAGGCCCCGGCCGCCGCCGACGGCGCCTACGGCTCCGACGGCGCTGCGGGCGCCGCGGGCGCCTCGGGCGCCAAGCCGGCCGGGCAGCTGGCGGTCGCCCCCAACGACCAGCTCGGCTCGGTCCTCACCGACAGCGCCGGGATGACCCTCTACCGCTTCGACAAGGACACGGCCAAGCCGCCGAAGTCGAACTGCGACGGCGACTGCGAGAAGACCTGGCCGGTGGTCGCCGCGGGCGATGCCACCGCCGCCGCCGGCATGGACCCGGCACTGCTGGGCGAGGTGGTGCGCACCGACGGCAGCAAGCAGCTGACGGTCGCCGGCTGGCCCGCGTACCGCTACAGCAAGGACGCCAAGGCGGGCGACGTCAACGGCCAGGGCGTCGGCGGGGTGTGGTTCGCGCTCGCGGCGGACGGCAAGAAGGCCGCGAAGGGGGCGGCGACCGAAGGGGCGCCGCCGGCCGCGGGCGGCGCCGCCGAGGCCGACGGGAAGCTGTCGGTGGCCAAGGACCCCAAGCTGGGCGACCACATCGTCGATGGCAAGGGCATGACCGTCTACCGGTTCAAGCCGGACACCCAGTGGCCGATGACCTCCAAGTGCGTGGGCGACTGCCTGACCAAGTGGCCGGTCGTCGCGCCGCTGGAGAAGGCCAAGGACAAGGGGATCGCCGAGAAGAACTACTCGGTGCTCAACCGCCCGGACGGCATGAAGCAGCAGAGCGTCGACTGCTGGCCCATCTACACCTTCACCGGTGACAAGAAGCCCGGCGACGTCAACGGCCAGGGCGTGGGCGGCACCTGGTACGCCGTGTCCCCCGACGGCAAGCTCATCACCGTCCAGTAG
- a CDS encoding GDSL-type esterase/lipase family protein — protein MQRHPDEPEPWQDALPFLRGVAWLDRGRPVRADPADTMRLPWDTGERSTLPIGVRLEFTTETARAVEVRYRATVPGPTDALRDLAHGFALWDRHGVVNEVFTDPAAEAVVRIGLGGGTGPFTIHPPETQSPLILGLRGIGGPLSPAPPAPRWVVHGDSITEGWWSTRPAHGWPAVTGRALGWDTVNLGYAGAARGELTTAEQLAGLPADVLTLAFGTNCWSRVPFSAPLLYETTRAFLELVRQGHPRTPILLVSPVLRPDAERTPNKLGATLGALRDAMERAARDRIAAGDDRLAVLPGRDLLGPEHLADGLHPNDSGHQVLGLAVATALRRAGFGTG, from the coding sequence CTGCAGCGCCACCCCGACGAGCCGGAGCCCTGGCAGGACGCGCTGCCCTTCCTGCGCGGGGTCGCCTGGCTGGACCGGGGGCGGCCCGTCCGCGCCGATCCGGCCGACACCATGCGGCTGCCCTGGGACACCGGCGAGCGCTCCACCCTGCCCATCGGCGTCCGGCTGGAGTTCACCACCGAGACCGCGCGGGCGGTGGAGGTCCGCTACCGGGCGACCGTGCCCGGCCCCACCGACGCGCTGCGCGACCTCGCGCACGGCTTCGCGCTGTGGGACCGGCACGGGGTGGTGAACGAGGTGTTCACCGACCCGGCCGCGGAGGCCGTCGTACGGATCGGCCTGGGCGGCGGCACCGGCCCCTTCACCATCCACCCGCCCGAGACCCAGTCCCCGCTGATCCTCGGCCTGCGCGGGATCGGCGGGCCGCTCAGCCCGGCACCGCCCGCCCCGCGCTGGGTGGTGCACGGCGACTCCATCACCGAGGGCTGGTGGTCCACCCGCCCCGCGCACGGCTGGCCCGCCGTCACCGGCCGGGCGCTCGGCTGGGACACCGTCAACCTCGGCTACGCGGGCGCCGCGCGCGGTGAGCTGACCACCGCCGAGCAGCTCGCGGGCCTGCCCGCCGACGTCCTGACGCTCGCCTTCGGCACCAACTGCTGGTCCCGGGTGCCCTTTTCGGCTCCCCTGCTGTACGAGACCACGCGGGCGTTCCTCGAACTGGTCCGCCAGGGGCACCCGCGGACCCCGATCCTGCTGGTCTCCCCCGTCCTGCGGCCCGACGCCGAGCGCACCCCGAACAAGCTCGGCGCCACCCTCGGCGCCCTGCGTGACGCGATGGAGCGCGCCGCCCGGGACCGGATCGCCGCGGGGGACGACCGGCTCGCCGTGCTCCCGGGCCGTGACCTGCTCGGTCCCGAACACCTGGCGGACGGGCTGCACCCCAACGACAGCGGACACCAGGTGCTCGGCCTCGCTGTGGCCACGGCTCTGCGGCGCGCCGGGTTCGGCACGGGGTGA
- a CDS encoding amino acid permease, whose product MLDHGQAPPLASEARRPANPLLRRKPVEQLVSEGGQGEGGALKRSLTMWQLTMISIGATLGTGIFVVLGEATPIAGPAVFIAFIVAGLTALFSALSYAELAGSIPVSGSSYSYAYATMGELIAWVCGWCLVLEYGVSVAAVAVGWGQYLNELLDGTLGFTIPEGFSAPLGEGGYINMPALVVVLLCMVFLLRGAKESARINSIMVGVKIVTLVLFCVIGFMGIKAGNYTPLAPLGVTAISTAASMLFFSYIGFDAASTAGEEAKNPKKDLPRAIMLSLAIVTAIYCLVALVAVGAMPWQEFEGSEAALAQIMENVTGHSFWSVILAAGAVVAIASVVFAVLYGQTRILFAMSRDGLMPKAFAKVDPKTGTPRVNTIIVCLFCGLLAAFIPLGELANATSIGTLFAFGLVNVAVVILRKTRPEMNRTFKVALFPVTPILGFLLCAYLMVELPGITWLYFGGWMAVGLVIYFFYGMRRSSLATVAAPAAPAAEAAEQK is encoded by the coding sequence GTGCTCGACCACGGCCAGGCGCCACCGCTCGCTTCCGAGGCCCGCAGGCCCGCCAACCCGCTGCTCCGCCGCAAGCCGGTGGAGCAGTTGGTCTCCGAGGGCGGCCAGGGTGAGGGCGGCGCGCTCAAGCGGTCGCTCACCATGTGGCAGCTGACCATGATCAGCATCGGCGCGACCCTGGGCACCGGCATCTTCGTCGTCCTGGGCGAGGCCACCCCGATCGCCGGCCCGGCCGTCTTCATCGCCTTCATCGTCGCGGGCCTGACCGCGCTCTTCTCGGCGCTCTCCTACGCCGAGCTCGCGGGCTCGATCCCCGTCTCGGGCTCCTCGTACTCCTACGCCTACGCCACCATGGGTGAGCTCATAGCCTGGGTCTGCGGCTGGTGCCTCGTCCTGGAGTACGGCGTCTCCGTCGCGGCCGTCGCCGTCGGCTGGGGCCAGTACCTCAACGAGCTGCTCGACGGCACCCTCGGCTTCACCATCCCCGAGGGCTTCTCCGCCCCGCTGGGCGAGGGCGGCTACATCAACATGCCCGCCCTGGTCGTGGTCCTGCTCTGCATGGTCTTCCTGCTCCGCGGCGCCAAGGAGAGCGCCCGGATCAACTCGATCATGGTCGGCGTCAAGATCGTGACGCTGGTGCTCTTCTGCGTCATCGGTTTCATGGGCATCAAGGCCGGCAACTACACCCCGCTGGCCCCGCTCGGCGTCACCGCGATCAGCACCGCCGCCTCCATGCTGTTCTTCTCGTACATCGGCTTCGACGCCGCCTCCACCGCCGGTGAGGAAGCAAAGAACCCGAAGAAGGACCTGCCGCGCGCGATCATGCTGTCGCTCGCCATCGTCACCGCGATCTACTGCCTCGTCGCCCTGGTCGCCGTCGGCGCCATGCCGTGGCAGGAGTTCGAGGGCAGCGAGGCCGCCCTGGCCCAGATCATGGAGAACGTCACCGGACACTCCTTCTGGAGCGTCATCCTCGCCGCGGGCGCCGTCGTCGCCATCGCCAGCGTCGTCTTCGCCGTCCTCTACGGTCAGACCCGCATCCTCTTCGCCATGTCCCGCGACGGCCTGATGCCCAAGGCCTTCGCCAAGGTCGACCCGAAGACCGGCACCCCCCGCGTCAACACGATCATCGTCTGCCTCTTCTGCGGACTGCTCGCCGCCTTCATCCCCCTGGGTGAACTGGCGAACGCCACCAGCATCGGCACGCTCTTCGCCTTCGGCCTGGTCAACGTGGCCGTCGTCATCCTGCGCAAGACCCGCCCGGAGATGAACCGCACCTTCAAGGTCGCGCTCTTCCCCGTCACCCCGATCCTGGGCTTCCTCCTCTGCGCCTACCTGATGGTGGAGCTGCCCGGAATCACCTGGCTGTACTTCGGTGGCTGGATGGCCGTCGGGCTCGTGATCTACTTCTTCTACGGCATGCGCCGTTCCAGCCTGGCCACTGTGGCCGCCCCGGCCGCCCCGGCCGCGGAGGCCGCTGAACAGAAGTGA